The genome window ATCCCCGATGCCAGCAGGAACAGTGCCGTCTCTCTGAGGCTCTCCGCAGCAGAGGCATGCTCCCTGCCCCTTCATCATTTGTGTGGCTTGACCCCAGCTAGCGAGTTAACACCCCAGAGCTGCTCGCTTGCTTGCTCCCCAACGCTGGGATGGAGGAGGCaactggaagggtaaaagcGAGGAAACTGTCAGGCTAGAGAATATCACAACCGGTGGTAAGGTATATCCCTTGGGTCACGCGGGGCAGCcgtcccagctgtgtcccctctcagctCGATGTGCACCACCAGGCTACTTGTTGGTGGGGCAGCGTGACAAggagaaaaggccttggctctgtgtagTCACTGCTCAGCTCTAAAGAACACATCCCGGTATTAGCAACACTGTTGTCGGTATAAATCAAAAGTATAGACCAAGACTTGCCAGTAAGGCCAAAATTGCCGCCACCCCAGTCCAAACCAGCACAATTGTCTGCGTGGCCCCATGCTGGACTCTCTCCAAGTAGCCCCACATGTCTCCTGTGCTGGGGCGGCCTCGCCAGTGCTGAGTGGAGGGCAAGGATTTCCTCATTCCACCTCTTCCACATGCATCCCAGacttctgctccctgcttttgCTCCAAGGCATGTGGACATTCATGCTCACCTTGGTGGCCACAGCACCCCCACGGCCTTTCCCGacaagctgctctccatcagtCGGGCGTCATTTCTCAGCCCAGGGGTTGAACACTGGCTCTGGTCTGGCCACCTCTGTGCAGGTGCACAGACACATTGCCGTGCTTTTGCGGGGCAGTGGGACACGGTGGATCTGGTGCCGCTCCCAGGCTGAGAAGACCAGgcaaagcagcactgccagtgcctgtcctgctctctgccttttgCCCTTTCCTCAGCTACtgcaaacaccaccaaaagGCTTTCTCTCCCCTGACTGCTGCCTGCATCACCCCTGTCCCTACACTGCCCACACTCACCATTCCTGGGAAGCTCAGGACTAGAATTTGCTCTCCCACACCTGCCAGGCACCCACCCCAGGGTCTTCCCAACATGGAACAAGGATGGACGGAGACAAGATTTGGATGCAGGAAATCTTTATTGTGcccagaggggcaggagggtcTCTCAGGGGGACAGTAGGCCAGACCCCGAGATGCTGGTTGTCatgtgctgggggaggcagaggcaccTTCTCTGGAGCATGGCTTCTCGCTCCAAATGTCGCCTTGGTGAGGCATTCCAGCTGCCCAGGAATTGGCCCGTCAGCCCTGCAGGGCTCTTTGGgtgtccctcctgccccatctgACAGCGAGGAAGAgagtggagaggaggagagcagagggcgGGAGAAGAGGTCAGGGAAGGGCCgaggctgtgctgcactgcCAGCTGCGCTGGTGTTGTGCGGCGCTGGGGATGCTCAGTACTCCTCAGTGGCCCGTGCCCACCAGCTCAGCGCGGCATGGTTGGTGGTGGCGTTGGGCTGCGGCTGGGCTGGGTCTAGCAGGGCCCACAGGTGTCCCAGAGCTTCTTGCCGTAGCGGGGCCAGGCGCAGGGGGTGCAGGCCGCAGAGGTGTAGGGTCTGCCAAAGGTGCAGAGGCCGCCCGAGCCCTGTGTGGCCCCAGCGCCGTAgaggccccccagccccagggagcccccaAAGGCGGGTGCTCCGGAGGAGCCCACCACGGcttgctgggggaaggagctgaggatggggccggggAAGGTGACGACCACGGGGGGCGGCTGGATGAAGGCCGTTGAGTCGGGGCACTGGCGGGCGCACAGCTCGTTGCAGCTCTCAGCGATGGGCTGGGGGACGGCAACGCTGGTTTTTGGTGGGCACAGGTCGTAGCAAGACATCGTGGCGAGGGATCGGACGGTGCTCTGCAAGAGGGCAGAGGTTGAAAGAGAGCAGCAGACGTAAGCACCCGAattggaggggctggggcatgAGCAGGGGGCCAGGAGGGGAAGCGCTCACAGACTTACCCTGTTCCCAGAGGAGAAGGCGACCAGAGCAGTTGTGTGGAGAGccgggcagaggcagagctttTATACCGGCCGCGCCATTGCTCAGCACCACCTGGGCCAATCTGCAGAGGCGGCACTCCCTCCTGCCGATGACAACGGGGCTGTCCGGCTCCTGTCCCTCCCTGAGTCAGCATCCCCTGCACCGACCAGCACCTGCCGcttcccagccttcctcccGGTCCTGCCGCGTGGGCTAAATGAGAGCAGGAACCTccctgctgggggctgcgcACGGTGCCGGCCttgtgctctgccctggcaggacATCT of Falco rusticolus isolate bFalRus1 chromosome 19, bFalRus1.pri, whole genome shotgun sequence contains these proteins:
- the LOC119140160 gene encoding scale keratin-like; the encoded protein is MTEGQEPDSPVVIGRRECRLCRLAQVVLSNGAAGIKALPLPGSPHNCSGRLLLWEQGNTVRSLATMSCYDLCPPKTSVAVPQPIAESCNELCARQCPDSTAFIQPPPVVVTFPGPILSSFPQQAVVGSSGAPAFGGSLGLGGLYGAGATQGSGGLCTFGRPYTSAACTPCAWPRYGKKLWDTCGPC